A stretch of Halichondria panicea chromosome 1, odHalPani1.1, whole genome shotgun sequence DNA encodes these proteins:
- the LOC135349871 gene encoding uncharacterized protein LOC135349871, whose protein sequence is MVNLLVIKYFLLAVMINSQIGEASLVYNTSVACPGEAVLFTCSMPGTSLRWAVNPPTASSLLSVVQTDAFFPSQVGRRTTVGSDVLMFEAVLVSSDGGTLTSTLINLSEVSVLDDINVTCTVTVSGGAMPIESQQTVTVASKIISNYSVETN, encoded by the exons ATGGTGAACTTGTTGGTGATCAAGTATTTTCTGTTAGCAGTGATGATTAACTCTCAGATAGGAG AGGCCTCTCTAGTGTACAACACAAGTGTGGCGTGTCCTGGAGAGGCAGTTCTCTTCACATGCTCCATGCCTGGTACCTCATTGAGATGGGCGGTGAATCCTCCAACAGCATCTAGCTTGCTGTCAGTAGTACAAACTGATGCATTCTTTCCCTCACAAGTTGGTCGAAGGACCACAGTTGGTTCCGATGTGCTCATGTTTGAGGCTGTTCTTGTGAGCAGTGATGGTGGAACTCTAACGTCCACTCTCATCAACCTcagtgaagtgtctgtactggATGATATCAATGTCACCTGTACTGTTACTGTTAGTGGTGGTGCTATGCCAATAGAGTCACAACAGACAGTCACAGTTGCTAGTAAGATTATTTCCAATTATTCTGTTGAGACTAATTGA
- the LOC135349851 gene encoding uncharacterized protein LOC135349851: MVGPVSSRLPGSTVTIQCDAGYVSPVMMVTCDDSTLMWSPNAETIECGPLKLTQAPPTTDLALLMNCTAPSLALFTGTDLGIAVSISVVFTAVLFTIIGFLARLLVTHFCHRKKAMYSPAADGQANTRSTAPVGPVYEEVSPKEEIELNTNHAYGPVGL, translated from the exons ATGGTTGGACCAGTTTCCAGCAGATTGCCAGGATCAACAgtaaccatccagtgtgatGCAGGGTATGTGTCTCCCGTGATGATGGTGACATGTGATGACAGTACACTGATGTGGAGCCCAAACGCTGAAACTATCGAGTGTGGTCCATTGAAACTAACCCAGGCTCCTCCAACAACTG ATCTAGCTCTTCTAATGAACTGTACAGCTCCATCTCTCGCTCTATTTACTGGCACTGACCTTGGCATTGCTGTTTCCATTAGTGTGGTTTTCACTGCAGTTCTGTTCACAATCATTGGATTCCTCGCTCGGCTCCTAGTGACCCATTTTTGCCATCGTAAGAAAGCAATGTACTCCCCGGCAGCTGATGGACAAGCTAACACAAGATCCACTGCACcagttggtcctgtttatgaggaggtgtcacccaaagaggagattgaactaaACACTAACCATgcgtatggaccagtaggaTTGTGA
- the LOC135349047 gene encoding uncharacterized protein LOC135349047, with protein MSVSSCKIIPLVLASWILLATNQLDTVYGNSAFLSNITDEREMLTVCPGELVSLTCSHDNVNGELSRWEISGAMSCNGLVSHNTGFAEYTCGQFTITMVSNNTGPTVSSTIQIPVTEVLNGTLIKCFAGGLFSSPQVGNTTLNVIDINALPVTAWVANLRTNSLCPVLEWDPLDAPYQRCVTGYTINLNRTVYNATNTSLSLAGESLSYCETQTVTVTPLTINGLLSSDTSNITLINPDLGTPALSASFIIQNKALKLQIIFQEISIDTAPIRIFGYITSGENCVPTTSFNGSSVAIDFSDQSSGDAYTVCVMFRNKECSVSAINSTTVTVPATMITVQEVRPSDTSYTVRLSLPFTGYPPSDLLIVSTLSPPHSDPITLHFPSTTNQVTVTFTELTAGVDYTYTTRVVLASNHVIK; from the exons ATGAGTGTGTCAAGTTGCAAG ATTATCCCGTTGGTCCTAGCTTCATGGATACTGCTAGCCACAAATCAACTGG ATACTGTGTATGGAAACTCCGCATTTCTGTCAAATATTACTGATGAAAGAGAAATGCTAACAGTTTGTCCTGGAGAGTTGGTCTCTCTAACCTGTAGCCATGACAACGTTAATGGCGAACTAAGTCGATGGGAAATTAGTGGAGCCATGTCTTGCAATGGTTTAGTGAGCCACAATACTGGTTTTGCAGAATACACGTGTGGTCAATTCACCATCACCATGGTCAGCAACAACACTGGCCCTACAGTGAGCTCAACTATTCAAATACCTGTCACTGAGGTACTGAACGGTACTCTGATTAAATGCTTTGCTGGTGGTCTTTTTTCATCGCCACAAGTTGGCAACACCACACTGAATGTGATag ATATAAATGCACTGCCTGTAACTGCCTGGGTGGCAAATCTGAGAACTAATAGTTTATGTCCTGTTCTGGAGTGGGACCCACTGGACGCACCATACCAGAGATGTGTTACTGGATACACTATCAACCTGAATAGAACAGTGTACAATGCCACCAACACATCTCTATCATTAGCTGGTGAGAGCCTCTCTTACTGTGAGACTCAGACAGTGACTGTGACACCACTCACAATCAATGGACTCTTATCATCTGACACCTCAAATATCACGTTGATCAATccag ATTTGGGGACTCCAGCATTATCCGCCTCCTTCATAATCCAAAATAAAGCACTGAAACTCCAAATAATATTCCAG GAAATTTCTATTGATACTGCACCCATTCGAATATTCGGATACATAACGAGCGGAGAAAATTGTGTTCCTACCACATCATTTAATGGAAGTTCAGTTGCAATCGATTTCTCAGACCAATCTTCTGGAGATGcttacacagtgtgtgtgatgttcAGAAACAAGGAATGCTCTGTGTCTGCAATCAATTCCACTACTGTGACTG TTCCAGCTACAATGATCACCGTACAAGAAGTTAGGCCATCTGACACTAGTTACACAGTCCGCTTGTCCCTCCCCTTCACTGGCTACCCTCCCAGTGACCTGCTCATTGTCTCCACCCTCTCTCCCCCTCACTCGGATCCAATCACCCTCCATTTCCCCTCCACAACCAACCAAGTCACGGTGACTTTCACTGAACTCACTGCTGGAGTCGACTACACCTACACCACTAGAGTTGTTTTGGCCAGCAACCACGTAATCAAATGA